A stretch of the Elephas maximus indicus isolate mEleMax1 chromosome 3, mEleMax1 primary haplotype, whole genome shotgun sequence genome encodes the following:
- the LOC126071869 gene encoding zinc finger protein 883-like isoform X1, which produces MDSVVFADVAVDFTQEEWALLDFAQRKLYRDVMMETFRNLASIVPQQVDKGQVMSNEHLTIRFMKENSWYTMLEEACEFHGVEEWCNKKGRHVRWHIDENLHESKEQKEKEGKEGNQSGKPFSMIACLTRLKRTLPRENLPTWCECGKAFKYHLSFKHHIRSHPGWDTFQSKECEGACSRSSYLNTHIKTLPVKNICKCKECGITCSCSSFNTHEKTHSRDRPNECKDSEKPFGQFSALSEHKQIESGRQHCDPNEDVNTFTSTSSLSKHISIYRGGRPYKCKECGKAFSKSSKLTSHTRTHNGAQPYECKDCGKAFNCASYLTTHVRTHSGERPYKCKECGKALRYSSSFSKHKRTHSGERPYECKECGKAFSCASHLTTHLRTHSGERPYKCKECGKAFSCSSSLTTHTRTHSGERPYGCKDCGKAFRQSSNLLNHIRTHSGERPYECKECGRAFSQSSHLINHIRTHNGERLYECKECRKTFSQSSHLINHIRTHSGEWPYDCKKCGKSFCDFSSFSRHIRTHSGERPYKCKECGKGFTQSSSLTQHKRTHSGERPYECKECGKTFSRISNLTRHVRTHRGERPYECKECGKAFSWRSALTRHIKTHSGERPYECKECGKAFIRSSALTTHTRIHSGDRPYECKECGKAFSQSSSLTTHIRTHSGERPYECKECGKSFRHASSFTHHIRTHGGERRYESKE; this is translated from the exons ATG GATTCAGTGGTGTTTGCGGATGTGGCCGTGGACTTTACGCAGGAAGAATGGGCTCTGCTGGATTTTGCTcagaggaaactctacagagaCGTGATGATGGAAACCTTCAGAAATCTAGCCTCGATTG TTCCTCAACAGGTTGATAAAGGACAAGTAATGTCCAATGAACATTTAACAATCCGATtcatgaaggaaaattcctggtACACCATGTTAGAAGAAGCTTGTGAATTCCATGGCGTTGAAGAGTGGTGTAACAAAAAAGGGAGGCATGTGAG ATGGCATATAGATGAGAACCTCCATGAAagtaaagaacagaaagaaaaggaagggaaagaaggtaaTCAGTCTGGAAAACCTTTCAGCATGATTGCATGTCTTACCAGGCTCAAAAGAACTCTTCCTAGAGAAAATCTTCCTACATGGTGTGAGTGTGGAAAAGCTTTCAAGTATCATCTTTCATTTAAACATCACATCAGATCTCACCCTGGATGGGATACCTTTCAGAGTAAGGAATGTGAGGGGGCCTGTAGTCGTTCCTCTTACCTAAACACTCATATAAAAACTCTTCCTGTGAAGAATATTtgtaaatgtaaggaatgtgggatcACTTGTAGTTGTTCCTCTTTCAATACACATGAAAAAACTCACAGTAGAGACAGGCCTAATGAATGTAAGGACTCTGAGAAACCCTTTGGTCAGTTTTCAGCCCTCAGTGAACATAAACAAATTGAAAGTGGGAGGCAACACTGTGATCCTAACGAAGATGTGAATACCTTTACTTCTACCTCATCCCTCAGTAAACATATTAGTATTTACAGGGGAGGGAGGCCTTACAAATGTAAGGAGTGTGGGAAAGCATTTAGTAAGTCCTCAAAGCTGACTAGCCATACAAGAACTCACAATGGAGCgcagccttatgaatgtaaggactgtgggaaagcctttaattGTGCCTCATACCTAACTACACatgtaagaactcacagtggtgagaggccttataaatgtaaggaatgtgggaaagccttacGTTATTCCTCATCCTTCAgtaaacataaaagaactcacagtggagagagaccatatgaatgtaaggaatgtgggaaagcctttagttgtgCTTCACACCTCACTACACatttaagaactcacagtggagagagaccttacaaatgtaaggaatgtgggaaagcctttagttgttCCTCATCCCTCACAACACATACAAGAACTCACAGCGGAGAAAGGCCTTACGGATGTAAGGATTGTGGAAAAGCCTTTAGGCAGTCTTCAAACCTATTGAATCATATTAGAACTCACAGTGGTGAgcggccttatgaatgtaaggaatgtgggagagCCTTTAGCCAGTCCTCACACCTGATCAatcatataagaactcacaatgGAGAACGgctttatgaatgtaaggaatgtagaAAAACCTTTAGCCAGTCCTCACATCTGATCaaccatataagaactcacagtggagagtgGCCTTACGATTGTAAGAAATGTGGAAAATCTTTTTGTGATTTCTCAAGCTTCAGtagacatataagaactcacagtggagagaggccttacaaatgtaaggaatgtggaaaaggctTTACACAGTCCTCATCTCTCActcaacataaaagaactcacagtggagaacgaccttatgaatgtaaggaatgtgggaaaacatTTAGTCGGATCTCAAACCTCACCAGACATGTAAGAACTCACagaggagagaggccttatgagtgtaaagaatgtgggaaagcctttagttggcGCTCAGCCCTCACTAGGCATATaaaaactcacagtggagagagaccttacgaatgtaaggaatgtgggaaagcatttATCCGCTCTTCAGCCCTCACTACACATAcaagaattcacagtggagacaggccttatgaatgtaaggaatgtgggaaagcatttAGCCAGTCCTCATCTCTCactacacatataagaactcacagtggagagagaccttatgaatgtaaggaatgtgggaaatccTTTAGGCACGCCTCCTCTTTCACTCACCATATAAGGACTCACGGTGGAGAGAGGCGTTACGAATCTAAGGAATGA
- the LOC126071869 gene encoding zinc finger protein 883-like isoform X2 has translation MMETFRNLASIVPQQVDKGQVMSNEHLTIRFMKENSWYTMLEEACEFHGVEEWCNKKGRHVRWHIDENLHESKEQKEKEGKEGNQSGKPFSMIACLTRLKRTLPRENLPTWCECGKAFKYHLSFKHHIRSHPGWDTFQSKECEGACSRSSYLNTHIKTLPVKNICKCKECGITCSCSSFNTHEKTHSRDRPNECKDSEKPFGQFSALSEHKQIESGRQHCDPNEDVNTFTSTSSLSKHISIYRGGRPYKCKECGKAFSKSSKLTSHTRTHNGAQPYECKDCGKAFNCASYLTTHVRTHSGERPYKCKECGKALRYSSSFSKHKRTHSGERPYECKECGKAFSCASHLTTHLRTHSGERPYKCKECGKAFSCSSSLTTHTRTHSGERPYGCKDCGKAFRQSSNLLNHIRTHSGERPYECKECGRAFSQSSHLINHIRTHNGERLYECKECRKTFSQSSHLINHIRTHSGEWPYDCKKCGKSFCDFSSFSRHIRTHSGERPYKCKECGKGFTQSSSLTQHKRTHSGERPYECKECGKTFSRISNLTRHVRTHRGERPYECKECGKAFSWRSALTRHIKTHSGERPYECKECGKAFIRSSALTTHTRIHSGDRPYECKECGKAFSQSSSLTTHIRTHSGERPYECKECGKSFRHASSFTHHIRTHGGERRYESKE, from the exons ATGATGGAAACCTTCAGAAATCTAGCCTCGATTG TTCCTCAACAGGTTGATAAAGGACAAGTAATGTCCAATGAACATTTAACAATCCGATtcatgaaggaaaattcctggtACACCATGTTAGAAGAAGCTTGTGAATTCCATGGCGTTGAAGAGTGGTGTAACAAAAAAGGGAGGCATGTGAG ATGGCATATAGATGAGAACCTCCATGAAagtaaagaacagaaagaaaaggaagggaaagaaggtaaTCAGTCTGGAAAACCTTTCAGCATGATTGCATGTCTTACCAGGCTCAAAAGAACTCTTCCTAGAGAAAATCTTCCTACATGGTGTGAGTGTGGAAAAGCTTTCAAGTATCATCTTTCATTTAAACATCACATCAGATCTCACCCTGGATGGGATACCTTTCAGAGTAAGGAATGTGAGGGGGCCTGTAGTCGTTCCTCTTACCTAAACACTCATATAAAAACTCTTCCTGTGAAGAATATTtgtaaatgtaaggaatgtgggatcACTTGTAGTTGTTCCTCTTTCAATACACATGAAAAAACTCACAGTAGAGACAGGCCTAATGAATGTAAGGACTCTGAGAAACCCTTTGGTCAGTTTTCAGCCCTCAGTGAACATAAACAAATTGAAAGTGGGAGGCAACACTGTGATCCTAACGAAGATGTGAATACCTTTACTTCTACCTCATCCCTCAGTAAACATATTAGTATTTACAGGGGAGGGAGGCCTTACAAATGTAAGGAGTGTGGGAAAGCATTTAGTAAGTCCTCAAAGCTGACTAGCCATACAAGAACTCACAATGGAGCgcagccttatgaatgtaaggactgtgggaaagcctttaattGTGCCTCATACCTAACTACACatgtaagaactcacagtggtgagaggccttataaatgtaaggaatgtgggaaagccttacGTTATTCCTCATCCTTCAgtaaacataaaagaactcacagtggagagagaccatatgaatgtaaggaatgtgggaaagcctttagttgtgCTTCACACCTCACTACACatttaagaactcacagtggagagagaccttacaaatgtaaggaatgtgggaaagcctttagttgttCCTCATCCCTCACAACACATACAAGAACTCACAGCGGAGAAAGGCCTTACGGATGTAAGGATTGTGGAAAAGCCTTTAGGCAGTCTTCAAACCTATTGAATCATATTAGAACTCACAGTGGTGAgcggccttatgaatgtaaggaatgtgggagagCCTTTAGCCAGTCCTCACACCTGATCAatcatataagaactcacaatgGAGAACGgctttatgaatgtaaggaatgtagaAAAACCTTTAGCCAGTCCTCACATCTGATCaaccatataagaactcacagtggagagtgGCCTTACGATTGTAAGAAATGTGGAAAATCTTTTTGTGATTTCTCAAGCTTCAGtagacatataagaactcacagtggagagaggccttacaaatgtaaggaatgtggaaaaggctTTACACAGTCCTCATCTCTCActcaacataaaagaactcacagtggagaacgaccttatgaatgtaaggaatgtgggaaaacatTTAGTCGGATCTCAAACCTCACCAGACATGTAAGAACTCACagaggagagaggccttatgagtgtaaagaatgtgggaaagcctttagttggcGCTCAGCCCTCACTAGGCATATaaaaactcacagtggagagagaccttacgaatgtaaggaatgtgggaaagcatttATCCGCTCTTCAGCCCTCACTACACATAcaagaattcacagtggagacaggccttatgaatgtaaggaatgtgggaaagcatttAGCCAGTCCTCATCTCTCactacacatataagaactcacagtggagagagaccttatgaatgtaaggaatgtgggaaatccTTTAGGCACGCCTCCTCTTTCACTCACCATATAAGGACTCACGGTGGAGAGAGGCGTTACGAATCTAAGGAATGA